TTTGTTTAAATGGTTGTACCAAACAGGATTTACTTTTCGACCACCGGAACCTGAAATTTTCAAATCATTATTCCCATTTTTTAAAAGAATTACCATTTTTAATTCACTACAATTAGGACAGGTAATTTTATTGTTAGCACCACAGGTACATTTTTTAGATTGGTTTTCTTGGCTCATGTTTTTGTTGTTTTTATGCTAGGTTTGTGTTTTGGTTTTTAATTAAATTGGGTAATAAGAGCAGATACTCATGTGGTAAATTATCCTGTACATAATTGAATAATTGTTCCTGGTTATATGTGCCTAATTCATATTTGCTAATTGCCCTGGTAAGTTTCTTTTGAGCAGATAATCGGCGTTTTCTTATGTTCGAATCTTGGATTTCCTTTTTACCATTTATTTCTTTTTTCTCCAGGTACTTCAAATGACTTTTCCAAATAGAATGCAATCCGTAAAACCCAAGTTCGTTTGACTTTGTTCTTGTTTTATCGAAGTATGCAAAAGGAAACAAGGCATTCACCTCTTCCTTTTTTAGAAACCAGTTTCTTGCAAACTCCAATTTCCAACGGTACTCTTTTAGTTTTGCGATTACGGTCTCTTTATTCACCATATTGACAAACATCTGCCCCTTTAATCGGTTAATGGTATTCTTCCAATCCCCGACGTATACATTGTGTTTCTTCCAAATTTTAGCAGACGATTTCATAAAATCTTGGAGTATGACTTGTTTAAAATCTTCTGTAGAAAGCAAACCATACTGTACAATTTTTAATAAATAATCATACCGTTCGCCTTTGTAATGGTCATATGCGCCAGCAGCTAGTTTTTTAGCCAACACTTGATCATCCTCTAGCTTATTTAAAAAATTCCTGGTTAATTGATTGGAGGTTTTTATTGGTTTTGAAGTAGTATTCAAAAAATCGGGCAGTATTATTTTATTTGCGCCGCCGAAAGAATTTTGTTTTTCATTTCTTATCCCCTTGGTGTTCTTGTAGCCGCCTGCAAGGCGTTCGGAGTTGCTTTCGTTGTCCTGTTCCGGCATCGAACCGGATTTGATCAAGGCTGTGCTATTTGCACAGTCTTTTATTTCTTTTTCTTTTAATATTTTAGTTCTAGTAGTCTCATTACTATCGTGCAAACTCTTCTCAATTAGGGAGTTAAACGGTTTGTTTTGAGGAGGTTGGGGTTTTGGAGGATTTCCTTCTAAAATTTCAATAATCAGAGGATTAAAATTTACAGAAACAGGCTTGTTTTGATTAATACGGAGATAGTTGATTAGAATATCAGCCTCTCGAAGTCTTTTAATATGGTTTTGTGCTGTCTTCTTACAAATAGAAAGCCTTGGGATGTCCGCTATTTTATGAGTGGCTAATTTCCTGTGATCTATTTTCAGCTTAGGCAATGAATTTTTTAAAGTACGGGGACTTTTTTTCATTTCTAATAGGTAGGCATTACGTGTTCTTAATTGCGACACGTAAAAGCCTACCAAAACATGAAAAACCAACTCACTAGAATATTTTATTTTTTGGATAGCTCTCTTTGGAATAATTGCGATTCCTTTATTCTCTTGAATAACTAATTCGTTGTAGTCTCTTGCAAACTCCTTTTTGTTTTGCGTATGAAATGCAGCTTTGCGCTTTTTTTGCGTTTCTGAAAGTTGAAAATGTTGCGCAACAACCGTATTGTTGTATTTTCTAATATCGTCGTTCTCTACATCCGTTTTCTCGTTGTACTGGAAGACATACTGTCTGTACTTGTCCATGGTGCCTTTAACAGCTTGACGATCTAAATAAGGATAGTTTATATAAGCGTATTGCTTTTGTTCGTTCTCTCGTTCATTTCCTCTTTTAAGGAGTAATAAACCATGCGCAGTATTAAATACCGCTACCGCTTTATTGTATTGCGTGTTTGTAAGTTTATTTCGATACGCATTATCAATAAAATTTTTGATGGTATGCTGAAGTATCGGGTCAGGTTTGCGCGTATTTAAACCATCTTTAACAGCTTGGTTGTAAAGACCAATAGGGCTAAATATTATTTTACTTTTTTGCGCTTTATTTACGTTATTATCTGTATTTTTGTTCATAGGAAAACAAGGTGTTTTTACCAATCTTTTTAAGATTGATTTGATCATACTTATTTCTTTGGTAGAGAGTGGTAGAGGCTTCGAAATTTCTAGCCACTTTCTTTACTTTTAGGCTACTTTGTCTATTAGTACTTTACAATTCCCAGCCCTTTTGATTAAGAACTCATTTAATTTATTTTCTAGATCGCTACTTTTATAAAACGTTAAAGATTCGGAAGGTTTAAACTTTTCTAAGAATTTTAAAAACTCGTTAAAAACCGTATTATTACAGGTAATTAATGATTTAAATTGATTGTTGGGTGCGTGGCTATTTTTCTCTTTTACATAAAAAAGTTGTAGTTTTTCTGAGAAAAATACTTGAATACTGTTTTGTGATTTAATTGTGCAATTCTGCTGAGTGATCTGACCTTTTTTCATTGCTTACGTATTTATTAATTTAAAGAAAGTAACTCACAACTTATTTTAAATAGGTCAGTATCTAAAGTTGTTATCTGGTAACATTCGTTGTGAGTTACTGAGTAGATAAGCTTTCCTTATCCCCTTGGCATTGTTTACTAGCTATAAAACTGACCTTTTTAGCTTTATTTTTTAATTTTAAAAATCGTTGCTCTACCCTTTTGTTATTACCCTTTACCACTTTTTGGTACAAGGCTTCTTCAGTAAACTCTAAAGGCAATTGCTTTTTTTTGCGCTTTTGCGTTAATGTTTGCGTTTGTACAGGGTTTATAGTACTTGGAGCGACTACAGATAAAAACACCTCTCTTTCGGCTGCCGTTAAGCTTCCAAAATGCTGCATTGTTGATGTTAAATTGTTTGACTGTAACACTATTTGTAATTTTGCCCTGCTTAATAGTAAATGATGTCTTATTTACTATATTTGTTTATAATACATTACAAATTACGCAATAATATTGCGTGTTATTATTTCAAAACAAATGAGATTAGGTCTAATAAGAAAAAATAAAGGGGAAACACAAAAGCAATTAGCCGATGTGCTAAATGTTAGTTTGAGAACTGTACAGAACTATGAAAAAGGGAGTGTAACAATTCCTAATGAAAAATTAAAACAGATTGTTTCTCATTATAAGATTAACTTAACTGATGTTTTTGAAGAAAATGAAAACTCTATAGATTTAAGCAATATTAAAAAAAGTATAATATCTGAGTATATTGTGGAAAATTGGGATAATATGATGAAGGACAATCTTTTCAATGCTAATTTTAAAGCCAAGGCTGGTGAGTGGGCTATTTCAATAAAGAAAAATAGTTAAATAATAAACTTGTTATAAATACTCTCAACCTCACTTAAACTTAAGTCTTTACACAAAGACTTTAAATATTTCTCATTTTCAATTGCTTCCTTCTCTAATTTTTTCCGCAAAATATCTTTTGCTTTTATATTGAAAAGACATGATTTATTTAATTTTTTAATGTGTTTTTTATTTTCTTGATCACTCATTATCTAATGCATTTTTAACAAGCTCCATACTCTTTTTCTCGTAATACTCTTTTTTTTCTTCCTTAATTAACTCTTTTTCATTCACGTCTACTAAAATAAAATCGAACAGATTTCTTACTATAACTTGAAGTTTACCTATATCTGTGAATTTATATTTTGACATAAAATAAATTGAAAATGAAACTATTCCTCCAGTTAAAACCGACATTAGGTAATAACTGAATTTACTAAAATCTTGAAAGGGTTGAAAAATCCAATACAAATAGAAAATAGATATTGATAGTAGTGTTATATGAAGTAAAATAAAGCCTTTTTCTTTATTCATATTAGTTAAAGACCTCAAAAGATTAAATACTGAATAAATGAATAACCCAAAAACCCAACCAAATTCACCAAGGAATTGTTGCAGATTTGTAAAACCAAAAACTGCATCATTTGATTTAACTTTTTTTAATTTACTCCATGCATCATCTGTATTTTTTTTATTCTTTAAGTAATTATTATGAACTTCACTTCCTTTAGCAAACGCTTTAACTTTATTTAATGCCAGAGTCCTATTTCTCTTTGCCTCTAAATGGTTTATTTTTGCTTCTTTATATTCTTTTGTGAATTCTGGAGCATATTCAAAGGAAAAAAAAGCGGTAGTACAAACTACCGCAATTATGTACGGTAAAATTTTTTTAACCTTCTCCATTATCGTCGTCGCCACCTTGTCCTCCTCCATTTGGGTTTTTAGATTTATCTTTATCAATTAATTGTAAACTTTCTTTTTCTATTAAGTTTTCTTCTGAATTATCTGTACAACTTGTTAAAATAACGACACTAAACATTACTAATATTACTAATACTTTTTTCATTTTTACTTTATTTAAAATTAATATTAAAAAAGTAAAAGTATTAAACTAAGTATTAATTAGATATTGCAAACTTTGTTATTTTGGCAACTGATATAGATAAATGGATAATAATTTTATTCATAGCATTGAAGAATTCCTTTTATTTTCTCACAAATAAACGAACTTTTATTTAAAGAAACAATACCCAATAACCCTATCTAAATGAGGGTTAACCCTATTTTTGTTAACATTTCATTAACATTTTTTTTTAGTATATTTGGATTGATTCGTGTCCCTAAACGGTCTCCTATATAGATGCGTTTTATAAAAAGTAAAAAAACTAATAAACTGACAACTAACATATTAAAAAACAAAAAGAAACAAGCACTAAATTGAGGGGCTTGTGTTCGTAAGAACGTGCAAGTTCGACTCTTGTTATGTGCACAAAAATTAAAACACTTATTTTCAAACACTTATAAATATATTTATAAGTGTTTTTTTATGCCTCACTCCTAGCCTTTTACTGAAAAAGCATAAAAGTACCTGTTACAGTACCTATACACATATTACTGCAATCAATAAAACACTGAAATACAGGTTATTAAAAACATATTGTGTTCTGAATTTTAAAAAAAAGTACCTATGCATATTATTGTTTTCCATAATATTTCATTATATTTTTTCTTATTTTTGATGGTATACATTAAAAGTATAACAATACGTTTTGCATCTACATAAACAAGTTGGCAATAATTAGATAAAGTGGGATACAAACAAAAAGGTCAACTAACAACTGATATAGAATGGCATAAACATCTACGTAAAATTGGAAAGCGATTTTTCTGGAAAGGAGAACGAAATGCCGAAAAGAAAATGGTTAATGAAAACCTGTCAGAAATTAATGATATGACTGAAATTCCCTCACTTACTTTTGATGAATTATTTGATCTAATTGAAAAAAATCGTTTTGAAAACCCGACTGACAAAAAAATTGCAGAAAATATTTGAAGCAGAAAGAGGTTGGAAAATTACATCTCAGGAATCTTTAACAGATTTTATAATTGTACTTGAAATAGAAACTGGAAGAACTGTGACTAAAACAAGTCTCAAAAAACTCTTGAAAAAATATAATCAGAAAGGTACTCAGTATGGTTGGGAAGCAGAAAGTGTTTGTTCTTTATTAGAGATTTTTGAATTGACCAAGGAAACTGATTTGAGAAATATCTTTAGACAATTGGCTGAAAATAAAGTAACATAAAAAAACTATTGCCAACTACATGTATAAAACATAACTAATAAGTGCTAAATTTAAAGGTTCACTCCTATTCTAAGTTCCTCCAAATTTTTAATTTGGTTTTTAAAATAGAAAAAGATAAAAACAAAAGATAAAAATTCGGCGCTATTTTAATCTAAAAAGTTAGTGTCTTTTTACACGCTACATTCCATATACAAGACCGTTGGAAATAATTAAAACCTCATACTTTTAATCACCCCGCTATACTTTTTCTCTTATGAGTTGAGGAAGAATGCACTTCATAATCCATTTCATCACTTCTAAAGAACACTAGTTGTCCTTCTAATGATGAAATATTTATTTGTTCCCTATTTTAAAAGATATTAAGATAATTGACCGTCGTCTTCATCCTTAAAATGCTGATTTAAGTACAAAATAATAGAATATTCCCTACCCTTTTCGCTTTTAAACTGGTCTACATGCTTTCTATAAAAACTTCCCTTTCATAACTTGAGTAATGACTTTAAAAATTCCTTATTGAAGTAAAACATGTTTTATTCAAATAATCAATAAATCTCCATATTTTACTCAAATAAACCCCTTCATTTTCATTTATACTTTGTTCCGAAATCCAATTAACTTTATTTTTTCTAATTGCATCATTTTTCCTGAATCATTAAGAATTACCATATTTCCCCTTAAACCTAACATAGCGCTAAGTGATAAAAAATAATTTTAGCAACCATAATTATCATTAATTAGCCCTTGAATTAACTCTTCAAACTGATTTTTCTCCTGAACTATATTTCTTTCCATCATTTCACATATTTACTTAGCTACCTGAAAAATAATCATATAGCCCCCCCCTTTAAGCAATGTAGCATTCCGAATTACCCCCCTAATACTTTATGTGGATAGTTTTTATCTCTATTCTGGAACCGAAGAATCGTATCTTTTACAATATTACCATTATCTATGTTTATAGCATTTTTTATAGTTTTATTTTTATCCCAGTTTTTGCGACCGGATATAACAGATGGTAGATGTACAATTAATGCTGCAGAAATGGATCTAGAAGCACTTTCCCAAAAATAACTTGGTGTATGGTCTACTGCATAATAATCAATTTTATCAATTGATATAATTGGTTTTTTAAACGTTGTAGGTTTAGCAAAATAAAACCCCATACCTTCATCACAACTTACATCTATAATTAATGTACCAGGTTTAAGTATAGACTTTTCATCTTCCCTTATATAATCAATTGGGTTATCTGTATTCTGATATGTTCCATTAATTATTATATCTGATTCACTTATTAAATCCAATAATGGTCGTTCAGCTCCATCATGTTCAACAATAATTAATCTAGGTTCATTTTCTTTTCCCTTTCTAAGTGTTGTATAATGTACATCTAGTATTTCTTCAGTAACCTCATGATTTGATCTTTGAATACAAATTGTAATATCTCTAAACCCATGTGCTTTTAAAGCATAAATAGCTCCTTTACTTACAGCACCAAAACTAAAGACAATGATTTTTCTTTGATTCCCATAATGACCATCAATTCCTTTTAATTGAAGAGCATGAATCACAGCACTATATCCTGCCATTTCATTATTTTTATAAAAAGTATGTCTCCCTATTTTTCCTTGATCTCCCCAAGTATACATATCTTCAAAAGCTATCAAAGTTAATTTTTTATCTATTGCAGTTTGTGTAATCTGTATTTGTTGAGCACAATGTGGATATCCCCAAATAATACCACCTTCTTTCAATTCTTCTAAGTCTGATAAAATTGGTTTCGCAATAATAACAGAACCAATATCAGATAATATTTCACTCCGTGTTGCTATCCCCCCCGTTAATTGACTAATCTTTTTATCTTCTATATTAAAAGGAGCTCCATAACCTTTCTCAAAAATAAGTTGTCTACGAATATGTTCTGGAAGTCTGTTTAGGTGTTCTGGATGAATAGGTACACGTCTTTCATCTTCTTTTTTAGAGGTTCCAATAACCCCCATTTTTAATAAAGCCATTTTTTTTGATTTGAAACAAGTTGCAGACTAATGAAATTAGCAAAGCGTTAGATTAAATTACTATTAAATAGTTAATTTCCAGCAATAAGACATTAAGTTGCTACTAGAGTTTCATTAATCAAATTAAGGGCTTTTAAGAATAGCCCTACTATTCGCAGAAGTAACGCGAAGAGATAAATAATACTTCGTAAAGGTACTTTATTAAAAACCAATGAGGTTACATTTCTAAAGTAATACTCATTAGTTTATAAAACTATAAATAAACTATATTCATTCGATAAGTTATTACATTAACAATTTTAGAAAATAACTACTGCCAATAAAACCTATAAATAATAAGGAGTTTAGTGTGTGAAATTGAAGGTTGGTGTATGTTTAGAATCAACGCCAAATATTTTTTATTTAGCTTTTTTATAACGGCAAATAAAAAAAGCTTATGCCTTATGACATCAGGAAAAATTACGAGTTTTCAGTACCATAAAATTCATAACTAAACGTTGTACTTCATTGTAGAAATAACCATACAAACAACAAAATTGATCAATAAAAATTAAGGACTCAATTACATTTAATAAAAAAATGGCTGTTCCTTTAGGAATGAGCAGAAAGTAATAGAAAATGGCTCTAGTAGATTTACATATAATTAACTAAATTGATTCTTAACGTATTAATGTTTCAGCTTACAATAACCACAACTATCTATTTATAAACACAATACAAAATCAGTTTAAAAGTTTTTAACGTAGACTTGCAGTACTTATACCTGTCCTTGTTAACAGGTGTATTTTATAGGTAAGTTAGAAATAATAGTTTAAGAAAGTGCAAACACTAAATTGAGGGGCTTGTGTTCGTAAGAACGTGCAAGTTCGACTCTTGTTATGTACACAAAAATTAAAACACTTATTTTAAAACACTTATAAATATATTTATAAGTGTTTTTTTATGCTTCACTCCTAGCCTTTTACTGAAAAAGCATAAAAGTACCTGTACCAAAATAACTACTGTTAAACAGCTACTTATATGCTATAAAATCACAAGCATTAGGTATCGAAAATTTCAACAAAAAGTACCTGAAATTTTTAGACTTAGTAAGAATTCGAAATGCAGTGTTTTGCTCTACCCTACATTCTTTAAACTAAACGTTATGTAGTGCAGCACATTAACTACTTAAGACCACTTAATATATATTCATATATATTGTTATTTCTACCAAGCTTTGGGTCATTAAAGCTGTGTGTTGTATAAATTGGTTTCTGAATCATTTCTCTCTGCATCATTTCGTTAATTGTGTGATAAAAATTAAGAGAAGTTTTACCTATTAATAAAGGACTTAAGTCATTATCGTTTTCCCAGAAACGTAAAATTTTCACAAAACCATTTAAGTACAAATAATCTTTTGTAAAGCCGCCACCCCTAAATATTCTTGTAACGACACTAAATGCATCGTCTTTATCTAAACCATGATCATTTACAAGAAAACTATAACACTCAACAAAATCTGCTCCATTACACATCATATCTACTATAATAACACGATAGGCTAACTTTTTAAGCCTTTTCATTGAAATATTACCACTAAGGTATTCAGATAAAATAGCTAGTCCTTCTTGCGTCATCGTATTTACAGGAAGCCCTAGATTGAATAAATTCAATTTTTGAGCATTAGAATTCATCGTTGTTACCATATGTACTCCTATTTCATGTTCTACAAGTGCGTTTATTTGACTTCTAGTGAATTTTGCATCTGGCCTAAATAAAATAGTTTTTTTGGCATTTAAAACCATTACTTGTGAGACAACACGGTTACTTTTTTCTATTCTACTTTTAAAACCATAACTTTCAAGACCTTCTTTAAATGAAACCATAGCTTCTTCAACACCTAAACTAGGTGATCTTTTAGGTTCACCTGCTACATCAGGCAAATGCAAAAAATAATGTGCATTTTCGATATCCTTTTTAGAAGGTCTTCCAAAATAACGCAATGAATTATATAAGAATTTTCGAGTATCTAATTCAGATAACATGTCTATTTTATCAAAATAACTATTGATAACAGATTCATATAAATGACGAATTGAAACATCCGAAATATCCTGTACTTTAAGGTTACTTAATTGCTGTTTTAACTCAAACGGATTAATTTTAATAGGGTTATACTTGAAATGAGGAATTTCTGTGCATTTGTTTTTAAAAAAACGTTTTTTTTCTTTAATGTTATTAATTGGATTGACCGAAGCTAATAGCTCAAAACCTTTTAATAATCTAAACAATTCTTTGTCAACTTTAAGAATTGAGGAGTCCATTGTTTTATCTAATAGTTTAGCATTTACTTGATATTCCCAATCGGAATGCTTTTGATTAAAAAAATTAGCATTATTTAATATTGCCTTTTTAAACCCTTTTTGTAATGTCTTAATTATATTCGGATAATCATCTCCTGTGATCTCATTACAGTAAACCTTTTTAACCTCTGTTGCTAAAACTAAAGTATTTTTAAAGTTTTTAGTGATATATTCAAGATTATAACCCCTTCCATAAAAAACATCATTAATAACACTATCGTTTTCAATATCTTGTAACTCAATCTTTCCAAGTTCTTGCCTCCAATGCTCTACAACATTTCCAAATCGGTTCATGTCAATATTCTCAGTACCTATATTAAACAGTGGTACTTTTCTATCCCAACGCTGAAAGTTATAAGAGTGAATATCATAAACTACACATCCTCCAAAAAGTGCTTCTAATTTTTTAATTAATGCATGAGTAACTTTATAATAGTTATTATGCTTTTCAATACTTTTCTGTTTCTCTTTAGGTGTTAGTTTCTTTTTCCAGACTTTTTTCTCCCATGCAATATCAAAAATACAATTATCTGAATTTCTGTTCAAATCATATTCAAAACGAGAATCATTACTAATTAAAGTAATAGGCATTGAAGATATAAAATCTCCGGTAAAAGGATCTTCTTCATACCAACGATTATACTCGTCATGATTTATCTTTTCCTTTAACTCAGAACGCAAATTACTACCATCATGGATAGCGGTACAACAATATGGTAGATATTTATTTATTTTTACAGAAAAAGAACCGTCAGAGACAATAGCTTCAAAATGTTTTTCAGCATTTATTAGCGCTATAATTTCATTAATCTCTAACCTCCTCATCGGATACTAACTTTATAAGTTCTGACTTGTTTTTTCTATCACTTATTTCTTCAACAACACGCTCTAAATAGTCTACAATTTTCTTTTGAATCTTTGTGTTATTCAGTTTATTAATGTCTGTAATCGTTCCAGGACTCATTACATTTACCTCAATTAATTTTCCACCTATCAAATCAAGTCCAGCATAATAAATTCCGTCACGAACTAACTTCTCACCTACTTTTCTACATAAAATTTTATCTGTTTTGGTTAACTTGTATTTTTCTACAGTACCTCCTGCAGAAATATTTGAACGTGCATCTCCCTTCGCAGGTCTTCTGCGCAAAGCACCAATAGGCTCTCCGTTTAGCATTAATACACGTACATCACCATTTTCAGCTCCCTCTACATACTCTTGCAGAATTACATAACTAGATTTACCTTCTTTTCCATTAATATAAAAGTCAAGTAAAGATTTAATATTATGCATTGCTGATTTTTCAATTACAATTACACCACTACCTCCATAGCCATCTAATGGCTTTAAAATCATTTTATCATTTTCTGATTCTTCGATAATTCTTAATAAGTAGTCGATGTTTTTTGAAACATGAGTAGCAGGAATCAATTCTCGTTTCGGATCATAATACGCAGCTGTATAAATTTTATTATTGGTTTCTCGCAAACCATCTACAGCGTTTAATATAAATACATCGTCTTTTATAGAATCAAGAAAATTGAGCACCAATGGATCCATAGGTGGATTGTCTCTCATAAATATTACATCAAAATGCTGCAAAGGCTTCATTTCTTTATGAAATTTAACCGACTTGTAAAATGATGGTATACTATTCGATACTTTGTCTTGACTAATAATTGTTTTGCACAAACTCAATGTAACACTATCTCTAATTGTTAAATTGGATGGATATGTTATAGCAACTTCGTGTCCACGAACAGTAAGTTCATGAATCATTCTAAGAGTAGAATCTTGCTTAGGATTTACTTTTTCCCAAGGATACATTATAAAACAGATTTTCATTTGATATTAGTATTTTTCAAAGCAAAATTCAATTAAAAAAGAGAATATAGTTGTATACTGTTTTAATTTAAGTAAATTACCCTATAAAATAAAAGTAATGAAGTACAATTCACTAAACATTGATAATACTGATATACAAATCCTTGAAATTCTCCAAGAAAACGCGATGGCAACAGCCAAAGAAATGGCTCATAAGCTATCTCTGACTACAACTCCCATTTATGAACGCATAAAAAAACTACAGAAGACAGGAATTATTAAACAGTATGTTGCTTTACTTGATGCCGATATTCTTGGAAAAAGTATTTTAGTTTTTATGAACATTACCATAAAAGATCATCACTCAGAAAAGCGAAATGAATTTGTTCGGGAAATGGAAAAGCTAAAAGCTGTTATAGAATTTTACCACACATCTGGAAGTTTCGATTTTTTGGTAAAAGTTCGATTTTCTGATATTAAATCTTTCAGAAATTTCTTAGTTAACGAAGTTGCATCTATCCATAATATCGGTGATATAGAAAGTCAAATAGTTCTTGAAGAAATAAAGTTTTCAACTAAAATATTAATAGATTAAAACACATTTTAAAAA
This genomic stretch from Tenacibaculum sp. Bg11-29 harbors:
- a CDS encoding N(5)-(carboxyethyl)ornithine synthase; the protein is MALLKMGVIGTSKKEDERRVPIHPEHLNRLPEHIRRQLIFEKGYGAPFNIEDKKISQLTGGIATRSEILSDIGSVIIAKPILSDLEELKEGGIIWGYPHCAQQIQITQTAIDKKLTLIAFEDMYTWGDQGKIGRHTFYKNNEMAGYSAVIHALQLKGIDGHYGNQRKIIVFSFGAVSKGAIYALKAHGFRDITICIQRSNHEVTEEILDVHYTTLRKGKENEPRLIIVEHDGAERPLLDLISESDIIINGTYQNTDNPIDYIREDEKSILKPGTLIIDVSCDEGMGFYFAKPTTFKKPIISIDKIDYYAVDHTPSYFWESASRSISAALIVHLPSVISGRKNWDKNKTIKNAINIDNGNIVKDTILRFQNRDKNYPHKVLGG
- a CDS encoding Lrp/AsnC family transcriptional regulator produces the protein MKYNSLNIDNTDIQILEILQENAMATAKEMAHKLSLTTTPIYERIKKLQKTGIIKQYVALLDADILGKSILVFMNITIKDHHSEKRNEFVREMEKLKAVIEFYHTSGSFDFLVKVRFSDIKSFRNFLVNEVASIHNIGDIESQIVLEEIKFSTKILID
- the gshB gene encoding glutathione synthase, encoding MKICFIMYPWEKVNPKQDSTLRMIHELTVRGHEVAITYPSNLTIRDSVTLSLCKTIISQDKVSNSIPSFYKSVKFHKEMKPLQHFDVIFMRDNPPMDPLVLNFLDSIKDDVFILNAVDGLRETNNKIYTAAYYDPKRELIPATHVSKNIDYLLRIIEESENDKMILKPLDGYGGSGVIVIEKSAMHNIKSLLDFYINGKEGKSSYVILQEYVEGAENGDVRVLMLNGEPIGALRRRPAKGDARSNISAGGTVEKYKLTKTDKILCRKVGEKLVRDGIYYAGLDLIGGKLIEVNVMSPGTITDINKLNNTKIQKKIVDYLERVVEEISDRKNKSELIKLVSDEEVRD
- a CDS encoding flavohemoglobin expression-modulating QEGLA motif protein; this translates as MRRLEINEIIALINAEKHFEAIVSDGSFSVKINKYLPYCCTAIHDGSNLRSELKEKINHDEYNRWYEEDPFTGDFISSMPITLISNDSRFEYDLNRNSDNCIFDIAWEKKVWKKKLTPKEKQKSIEKHNNYYKVTHALIKKLEALFGGCVVYDIHSYNFQRWDRKVPLFNIGTENIDMNRFGNVVEHWRQELGKIELQDIENDSVINDVFYGRGYNLEYITKNFKNTLVLATEVKKVYCNEITGDDYPNIIKTLQKGFKKAILNNANFFNQKHSDWEYQVNAKLLDKTMDSSILKVDKELFRLLKGFELLASVNPINNIKEKKRFFKNKCTEIPHFKYNPIKINPFELKQQLSNLKVQDISDVSIRHLYESVINSYFDKIDMLSELDTRKFLYNSLRYFGRPSKKDIENAHYFLHLPDVAGEPKRSPSLGVEEAMVSFKEGLESYGFKSRIEKSNRVVSQVMVLNAKKTILFRPDAKFTRSQINALVEHEIGVHMVTTMNSNAQKLNLFNLGLPVNTMTQEGLAILSEYLSGNISMKRLKKLAYRVIIVDMMCNGADFVECYSFLVNDHGLDKDDAFSVVTRIFRGGGFTKDYLYLNGFVKILRFWENDNDLSPLLIGKTSLNFYHTINEMMQREMIQKPIYTTHSFNDPKLGRNNNIYEYILSGLK
- a CDS encoding helix-turn-helix domain-containing protein, with amino-acid sequence MRLGLIRKNKGETQKQLADVLNVSLRTVQNYEKGSVTIPNEKLKQIVSHYKINLTDVFEENENSIDLSNIKKSIISEYIVENWDNMMKDNLFNANFKAKAGEWAISIKKNS